One Arthrobacter sp. StoSoilB20 DNA segment encodes these proteins:
- a CDS encoding SDR family NAD(P)-dependent oxidoreductase, with protein sequence MTLDTRSLTRRVFLLSGAALGAGILAGCTSTPPQDSSSAAPTNSAPNPAETTADGIRAQGDRYGIGQYNTQQVADELVWIDENVQPLKGGQQKRVLITGSTAGAGQLASAYLLKRGHTVVAHARNEQRAADARRDLPGLEDVVIGDLLDLDQTKALAEQINALGDFDAIIQNAGEYGLPDRELLNSNSLSPYLLTALVPPPQQLIYLSSDLHLGGSLKLNEVRSGDGIGYGDSKLHMAMIATAAARVWPGRRVNAVAPGWIPTLMGFHNGNISTPDSLRGGYMTQVWLAEGVEPGSGVTGGFLFHQQLDTRVNQLVHDSQAQEQLLAAYAERTGVPFPA encoded by the coding sequence GTGACGCTCGATACGAGGTCTCTGACCAGACGCGTCTTCCTGTTGTCAGGAGCAGCGCTTGGCGCGGGGATTCTGGCAGGCTGCACCAGCACTCCACCGCAGGACTCCTCGTCGGCCGCACCCACGAACTCTGCGCCCAACCCGGCTGAGACCACCGCCGACGGGATACGCGCTCAGGGCGACCGGTACGGAATCGGCCAGTACAACACCCAGCAGGTTGCCGACGAGCTGGTGTGGATCGACGAGAATGTGCAGCCGCTCAAGGGCGGGCAGCAAAAGCGCGTCCTCATTACCGGGTCCACCGCCGGCGCCGGACAGCTTGCGTCCGCATATCTCTTGAAGCGCGGGCACACAGTCGTCGCGCACGCCCGGAACGAGCAGCGCGCCGCCGACGCGCGCCGCGACCTGCCGGGCCTTGAGGATGTCGTGATCGGCGACCTTCTCGACCTCGACCAGACGAAAGCGCTGGCAGAGCAGATCAACGCCCTCGGCGACTTCGACGCGATCATCCAAAACGCCGGCGAATATGGGCTCCCCGACCGCGAGCTGCTCAACTCCAACTCACTCTCGCCGTACCTCCTCACCGCGCTGGTGCCCCCTCCGCAGCAGCTGATCTACCTCAGTTCCGACCTGCACCTCGGCGGCAGCCTGAAGCTCAACGAGGTGCGCTCTGGCGACGGTATCGGCTACGGCGACAGCAAGCTGCACATGGCGATGATCGCCACCGCTGCGGCCCGCGTATGGCCCGGACGGCGGGTCAATGCCGTCGCACCCGGCTGGATCCCCACCCTGATGGGCTTCCACAACGGCAACATCTCTACCCCTGACAGCCTGCGGGGCGGCTACATGACCCAGGTCTGGCTCGCCGAAGGGGTAGAGCCAGGTAGCGGCGTCACCGGCGGGTTCCTCTTCCACCAGCAACTCGACACGCGCGTGAATCAGCTCGTGCACGACTCCCAGGCGCAGGAGCAGCTGCTGGCCGCCTACGCCGAGCGGACCGGCGTCCCATTCCCCGCATAA
- a CDS encoding cyclophilin-like fold protein, translated as MRLPGTAADNAFTLPLLLARCSTPPSGESPRPPRTEAASPSRSATSSTTPSSRAPESPGTFSYRPWGNLGFFYNAEGSTFSNDLTKIGETEDIVQIKLRDGQQVTIAVAG; from the coding sequence ATGCGACTGCCCGGAACTGCCGCCGACAACGCGTTCACGTTGCCGCTGCTCCTTGCCAGATGCAGCACACCGCCCTCAGGCGAGAGCCCAAGGCCTCCGCGCACAGAGGCCGCGTCGCCGAGCAGAAGCGCCACTTCTTCAACCACACCCTCATCTCGGGCACCGGAGTCCCCGGGCACGTTCTCCTACAGGCCGTGGGGCAACCTCGGATTCTTCTACAACGCCGAGGGGAGCACCTTCTCGAACGACTTGACCAAGATCGGCGAAACCGAGGACATCGTCCAGATCAAGTTGCGGGACGGGCAGCAGGTCACCATCGCGGTGGCAGGCTGA
- a CDS encoding sugar phosphate isomerase/epimerase family protein encodes MPRPYTLFTGQWADLPFEEVARLASGWGYDGLEIAVSGDHLDAWRWDEPGYVDSKLAILEKYNLKVWAISNHLKGQAVCDDPIDFRHEAIVGSRVWGDGEPEGVRQRAAEEMKHTARLAKALGVDTVVGFTGSSIWQYVAMFPPVPEKVIEAGYQDFADRWNPILDVFDENGVRFAHEVHPSEIAYDYWTTVRTLEAIGHRPAFGLNWDPSHFMWQGIDPVSFIWDFKDRIYHVDCKDTKLRPTGRNTVMGSHLPWGDPRRGWDFVSAGRGDVPWESSFRALTAIGYDGPISVEWEDAGMDRLHGAPEALAALKKFDFPASQTSFDAAFSSKD; translated from the coding sequence ATGCCCCGCCCGTACACCTTGTTCACCGGCCAGTGGGCCGACCTCCCGTTCGAGGAAGTCGCCCGCCTCGCCTCGGGCTGGGGCTACGACGGCCTGGAAATCGCCGTCTCCGGAGACCACCTGGACGCCTGGCGCTGGGACGAACCCGGCTACGTCGACTCCAAACTCGCCATCCTGGAAAAGTACAACCTCAAAGTCTGGGCCATCTCCAACCACCTCAAAGGCCAAGCAGTCTGCGATGACCCCATCGACTTCCGCCACGAAGCCATCGTCGGCTCCCGTGTCTGGGGCGACGGGGAACCCGAAGGCGTCCGCCAACGCGCCGCAGAAGAAATGAAACACACCGCCCGCCTCGCCAAGGCACTCGGCGTGGACACCGTAGTCGGGTTCACCGGCTCCTCCATCTGGCAATACGTCGCCATGTTCCCGCCCGTCCCCGAAAAAGTCATCGAGGCCGGCTACCAGGACTTCGCCGACCGCTGGAACCCCATCCTGGACGTCTTCGACGAAAACGGGGTCCGCTTCGCCCACGAAGTCCACCCCAGTGAGATCGCCTACGACTACTGGACCACCGTCCGCACCCTCGAAGCGATCGGCCACCGGCCCGCGTTCGGACTGAACTGGGACCCCTCCCACTTCATGTGGCAAGGCATCGACCCCGTCTCCTTCATCTGGGACTTCAAAGACCGGATCTACCACGTGGACTGCAAAGACACCAAGCTCCGCCCCACCGGCCGGAACACCGTCATGGGCTCCCACCTGCCCTGGGGCGACCCCCGCCGCGGCTGGGACTTCGTCTCCGCCGGACGCGGCGACGTGCCCTGGGAATCGTCCTTCCGCGCCCTCACCGCCATCGGCTACGACGGACCCATCTCTGTTGAGTGGGAAGACGCCGGCATGGACCGCCTCCACGGCGCCCCCGAAGCCCTCGCCGCCCTGAAAAAGTTTGACTTCCCCGCCTCACAAACCAGCTTCGACGCCGCCTTCAGCAGCAAAGACTAG
- a CDS encoding Gfo/Idh/MocA family oxidoreductase — MTTPARSDQTPSPTTHPKSVPLGVAAIGYAFMGKAHSNAWRNVASFFNVPAFEQKVLVGRDASAVAEAAAKYGWAESATDWRSVIERDDIHIIDVCAPGWMHAEIAIAALEAGKHVLVEKPLANTLAEAELMTAAAAEARARGVQSMIGFNYRRVPALALARELIAEGRLGTIRHVRAAYLQDWLSDAESPMSWRLRRETAGSGALGDIASHAIDQIQYLTGQTALEASGMLKTFVTERPGPGGPEAVTVDDAVWATFWLTGDLGASVEASRVATGQKNSLKIEVYGTAGSLMFDLENLNELQFLDATAPVREQGFRRILVNEPEHPYLEAWWPQGHIIGWEHTFTHQIRDFLTAIAAGESPSPSFEDGLQVQRVLDAVETSAKNKSTITAVEHNSLIAEGA, encoded by the coding sequence ATGACAACCCCCGCCCGGTCTGACCAGACGCCTTCCCCGACCACCCACCCGAAATCCGTTCCGTTAGGGGTGGCCGCAATCGGATACGCCTTCATGGGCAAGGCCCATTCAAATGCGTGGCGGAACGTGGCCAGTTTCTTCAATGTCCCGGCCTTCGAGCAGAAAGTGCTCGTGGGACGCGACGCCTCCGCTGTGGCCGAGGCGGCTGCCAAGTACGGCTGGGCCGAGTCCGCCACGGACTGGCGTTCCGTGATCGAGCGGGACGACATCCACATCATCGATGTCTGCGCCCCAGGCTGGATGCACGCCGAAATCGCCATTGCCGCCCTCGAGGCGGGCAAGCACGTGCTCGTGGAGAAGCCACTGGCGAACACGTTAGCCGAAGCGGAGTTGATGACAGCGGCTGCTGCCGAGGCGCGCGCCCGCGGCGTGCAGTCGATGATCGGCTTCAACTACCGCCGCGTCCCTGCCCTGGCCCTGGCCCGTGAACTGATCGCCGAAGGCCGGCTAGGGACTATCCGGCATGTTCGGGCCGCGTACTTGCAGGACTGGCTCAGCGATGCTGAATCCCCGATGAGTTGGCGGCTGCGGAGGGAAACGGCTGGTTCCGGGGCATTGGGTGACATCGCCTCGCACGCGATTGACCAGATCCAGTACCTGACGGGGCAAACCGCGCTGGAAGCGTCGGGGATGCTGAAGACCTTCGTAACCGAGCGTCCCGGACCAGGCGGACCCGAAGCCGTCACGGTCGACGACGCGGTGTGGGCAACCTTCTGGCTTACCGGGGACCTGGGCGCTTCCGTTGAGGCGTCCCGGGTCGCGACCGGCCAAAAGAACAGTCTGAAGATCGAGGTCTACGGCACCGCCGGCTCCCTGATGTTTGATCTGGAGAACCTGAACGAACTCCAGTTCCTGGACGCCACTGCACCTGTCCGGGAGCAGGGGTTCCGGAGGATCCTGGTCAACGAACCAGAGCACCCGTACCTCGAAGCCTGGTGGCCGCAGGGCCACATCATTGGCTGGGAACACACCTTCACACACCAGATCCGCGACTTCCTCACCGCGATCGCCGCCGGTGAGTCGCCGTCGCCGTCGTTCGAAGACGGGCTGCAAGTCCAACGCGTCCTCGACGCTGTGGAAACCTCAGCAAAGAACAAGAGCACCATCACCGCCGTAGAACACAACTCACTCATCGCTGAAGGAGCCTGA
- a CDS encoding polyphosphate--glucose phosphotransferase, protein MDENSYQHKPLIGIDIGGTAIKGGIVNVQDGRLLGEPFRVPTPQPATPQAIAESVSRVADELSARPEAPEPGTPMGVTFPGIIQRGVVRSAANVDKSWLNTNIEALLSARLGLPVEVINDADAAGLAEARYGAGAGVAGTVLVITLGTGIGSAFISDGRLVPNTELGHLEIDGHNAESKASAAARERAGLSWNEYSLLLQRYLSHIEFLFSPELVIVGGGISERAHDYLPHIKLRVPIVPAVLRNEAGIIGAAGEAASNHQAILSHWAPATDTF, encoded by the coding sequence ATGGACGAGAACTCATACCAGCACAAGCCACTGATCGGTATTGACATTGGAGGCACCGCTATCAAGGGCGGCATAGTCAATGTGCAAGACGGCAGGCTCCTTGGTGAACCATTCCGTGTACCCACACCGCAGCCAGCCACGCCCCAAGCCATCGCCGAATCAGTCTCCAGGGTCGCCGACGAGCTCTCTGCCCGCCCTGAAGCCCCTGAACCCGGCACCCCCATGGGCGTAACCTTTCCGGGCATCATCCAGCGCGGCGTGGTTCGCTCCGCTGCCAACGTAGACAAGAGTTGGCTGAACACCAATATTGAAGCCCTGCTATCGGCCCGTCTGGGTCTACCCGTCGAAGTCATCAATGATGCCGACGCTGCCGGGCTTGCAGAAGCACGCTACGGCGCTGGGGCTGGAGTCGCCGGTACCGTCCTCGTGATCACTTTAGGCACTGGAATTGGCTCAGCATTTATCTCCGACGGAAGACTGGTTCCCAACACGGAATTGGGTCACCTTGAGATCGATGGCCACAACGCCGAAAGCAAGGCCTCGGCCGCTGCCCGTGAAAGAGCCGGATTGTCGTGGAACGAATACAGTCTTCTGCTGCAACGCTACCTTTCCCACATCGAGTTCTTGTTCTCCCCTGAACTCGTCATCGTAGGAGGCGGCATTTCCGAGCGGGCACACGACTACTTGCCCCATATCAAGCTACGCGTGCCCATCGTGCCGGCAGTTCTTCGCAACGAAGCGGGCATCATCGGAGCCGCTGGCGAAGCTGCGTCCAATCATCAGGCAATCCTGTCGCATTGGGCCCCGGCAACAGACACCTTCTAA
- a CDS encoding alpha/beta hydrolase fold domain-containing protein: MTENAVHAENRRLQGPYGEIPVRLYNPAGPRPEPLGLVWCHGGAFIYGDLDMAESDWVATTLAEAGISVVAVDYRLAPVPQWALDLDVEPGTGDAYYPVAIDEIEAVLDWANTELHLQSPAGWALGGASAGGTLTAGLTLRLRDQGLAMPSRLLLAYPLLHPALPKFSTELQIKLAATTPGTGIPLTPQGVEGLTLNYVNGNPQQLADPYAFPGGHDLTGFPPTFVLNSDVDTIRSSGDAFAAELAGAGVDLLTVREHGTDHGHLNEPTTVGAQRSVQRMIEWLTSPWAYSQPTDSSLSQTEASVR, translated from the coding sequence ATGACAGAAAACGCTGTCCACGCCGAAAACCGGCGGCTCCAAGGGCCTTACGGGGAAATCCCTGTCCGCCTCTATAACCCGGCCGGACCGCGCCCCGAGCCGCTCGGCCTGGTGTGGTGTCACGGCGGAGCGTTTATCTACGGCGATCTCGATATGGCCGAGAGCGATTGGGTAGCCACAACTCTGGCCGAGGCCGGGATTTCTGTCGTCGCTGTTGACTACCGACTCGCCCCGGTGCCTCAGTGGGCTCTGGACCTCGACGTCGAACCAGGCACCGGTGACGCCTACTACCCCGTAGCGATCGACGAAATCGAGGCCGTCCTGGATTGGGCGAACACAGAACTTCATTTGCAGAGTCCCGCGGGTTGGGCGCTTGGCGGAGCAAGCGCTGGGGGAACACTCACCGCAGGATTGACTCTGCGCCTACGCGATCAGGGCCTCGCCATGCCCTCCAGGCTGCTTCTTGCCTACCCCCTCCTGCACCCAGCCTTGCCGAAGTTCAGCACCGAGCTGCAGATCAAGCTCGCCGCAACTACGCCGGGCACCGGCATACCTCTCACGCCGCAAGGCGTCGAAGGCCTGACTCTCAATTACGTAAATGGAAACCCTCAACAATTAGCCGACCCGTATGCGTTCCCTGGCGGACATGATCTAACCGGTTTTCCACCGACGTTCGTGCTCAATTCGGACGTCGATACCATTCGCTCCTCCGGCGACGCGTTTGCCGCCGAACTCGCCGGCGCGGGCGTCGACCTGCTAACCGTCAGAGAACACGGAACCGACCACGGACACCTGAACGAACCCACGACCGTCGGTGCCCAACGCAGCGTCCAACGCATGATCGAGTGGCTCACCTCGCCGTGGGCCTACAGCCAGCCCACCGATAGCTCGCTGTCGCAGACAGAAGCATCAGTCCGATGA
- a CDS encoding sugar phosphate isomerase/epimerase produces MSYSLQLYTLRNSLQEDLPGTIRKVAAIGYTKVEPYNFVATVKELGAALKENGIAAPSGHAPLLSQDQDEIFAAAKELGITTVIDPFLPPEHWQDRETIQATAEKLNAAARKGADYGIRVGYHNHAWELESTIDGDTALEYFSSLLDPEVVLEIDTYWAAVGGQNVVDLLTRLGNRVRLIHIKDGPITTDTSAQLPAGDGAMRVTDILRAAEHLETGVVEFDDYTGDLFEGISRSLTFLSDIDLGQ; encoded by the coding sequence ATGTCCTACTCCCTCCAGCTATACACGCTGCGTAATTCCCTTCAGGAAGACCTGCCAGGCACCATCAGGAAAGTCGCCGCTATCGGCTACACGAAAGTGGAACCGTACAACTTCGTCGCCACCGTCAAGGAACTCGGTGCCGCGCTGAAGGAGAACGGAATTGCGGCTCCTTCCGGACACGCTCCGCTCTTAAGCCAGGACCAGGATGAGATCTTTGCAGCAGCAAAAGAACTGGGCATCACGACAGTTATCGATCCGTTCCTGCCGCCCGAACACTGGCAGGACCGGGAAACGATTCAAGCTACAGCGGAGAAACTTAATGCCGCGGCCCGGAAGGGGGCCGATTACGGCATCCGCGTTGGTTACCACAACCATGCCTGGGAACTGGAGAGCACCATCGACGGCGACACGGCCCTTGAGTACTTCTCCAGCTTGTTGGATCCGGAAGTTGTCCTGGAAATCGACACGTACTGGGCGGCCGTGGGCGGGCAAAACGTCGTGGATCTGCTGACCCGGCTCGGCAACCGAGTGAGGCTCATCCACATCAAGGATGGGCCAATCACCACCGATACTTCGGCCCAGCTGCCTGCCGGCGACGGGGCAATGCGTGTGACTGACATCCTCCGGGCAGCAGAGCACCTGGAAACAGGTGTAGTCGAATTTGACGACTACACCGGGGACCTCTTCGAGGGCATCAGCAGGTCCTTGACATTTCTTTCCGACATCGATCTCGGCCAATAG
- a CDS encoding carbohydrate ABC transporter permease: protein MNAVLHTPAETGQATGTTSKPPVLPEAGTRGRWWRFVLVLILTAIVLVPIMVTIVLSLTPGPTGTATGFTLENFGYIFSETLATTWLQNSLITTLATVVVSVAVAAPAGYVLSRGRSKAVSGYSLLLFVMQSLPIITSVVPLFILFAGMGLVDNLLGLTIIYVGSTMTVATWMMAAYFDSIPMSLEEAAWIDGCSVFGSFTKVVLRNSLPGVLSTAIFAFLLAWNDYLVAIVFLRSTEIITLPLGVQSFFQQNLTDWSSVMALAVVMMVPPIILFATLNKYFSVGGIGGSLAGR, encoded by the coding sequence ATGAATGCAGTACTGCATACACCCGCCGAAACTGGCCAGGCCACCGGAACCACAAGCAAACCCCCGGTACTTCCTGAAGCCGGGACTCGGGGTCGCTGGTGGAGATTCGTCCTGGTTCTCATCCTCACCGCCATCGTTCTCGTTCCTATCATGGTGACGATAGTTCTCTCGTTGACACCAGGTCCTACAGGTACCGCCACAGGTTTTACCTTGGAAAACTTCGGCTACATCTTCTCCGAAACCCTTGCCACCACTTGGCTGCAGAACAGCCTGATCACGACGTTGGCGACGGTTGTCGTATCTGTAGCCGTGGCAGCACCGGCCGGCTACGTCCTCTCCCGCGGCAGGAGCAAAGCAGTCTCCGGCTACTCACTGCTCCTGTTTGTGATGCAGTCCCTGCCCATCATCACCTCAGTAGTACCGCTGTTCATCCTCTTCGCCGGGATGGGCCTGGTGGACAACCTTCTGGGCCTGACCATCATCTATGTCGGGTCCACGATGACCGTGGCAACTTGGATGATGGCCGCCTACTTCGACTCCATTCCCATGAGCCTGGAGGAAGCAGCATGGATCGACGGGTGTTCGGTCTTCGGGTCCTTTACCAAGGTCGTACTGCGCAACTCCCTGCCGGGAGTGCTCTCCACAGCGATTTTCGCGTTCCTGCTCGCATGGAACGACTACCTCGTAGCCATCGTGTTCCTTCGATCAACCGAGATCATTACTCTGCCCTTGGGCGTCCAGTCATTCTTCCAACAGAACCTCACCGACTGGAGTTCAGTCATGGCCCTCGCCGTCGTGATGATGGTCCCGCCCATCATCCTCTTCGCCACCTTGAACAAGTACTTCAGCGTCGGCGGCATCGGCGGATCCCTTGCTGGACGCTAA
- a CDS encoding sugar ABC transporter permease: protein MSSFTARTGLDRARRGVAPGGSGLPGNRKSKLSTQTRRTFFWLLLPSVVLLVLIHAYPLIYAGVQATHDGSLIETGNFIGVENFASVLSSEAFWKAARFTLLFTVVGVFGSWLVGIGLALLLRTKIPGNGIFKVLLLLPWVVPIVVSAAAWNWLVATPDSPVPALFRSLGLGTPLFLADPALAAITVMIFKVWVSFPFMMMMTSSALASVDTSVYEAASMDGASRWQQLSQITLPLIARSTYISWILMTIFCVNDFPTIYLLTGGGPVDATTSLVVLAYRTVFQNFQTGPGVAIAFLMTVTLVVVSVLLYRQIRKSSVE from the coding sequence TTGTCCTCGTTCACAGCACGTACCGGCCTGGACCGGGCCCGCAGGGGCGTAGCCCCCGGCGGGTCCGGTCTACCGGGAAACCGCAAGAGCAAACTCAGCACGCAGACCCGCCGGACCTTCTTCTGGCTGTTGTTGCCATCGGTGGTTTTGCTGGTACTCATCCATGCCTATCCCCTCATCTATGCCGGAGTGCAGGCTACTCACGACGGTTCACTGATCGAGACCGGCAACTTCATCGGGGTGGAAAACTTCGCCAGCGTGCTCTCCTCTGAAGCGTTCTGGAAGGCCGCACGTTTCACCTTGCTCTTCACTGTCGTCGGAGTGTTCGGCTCCTGGCTTGTCGGAATAGGGCTGGCCCTGCTGTTGCGTACCAAGATCCCGGGGAACGGAATCTTCAAGGTGCTGCTGCTCCTGCCCTGGGTAGTGCCGATCGTGGTCTCCGCGGCCGCTTGGAACTGGTTGGTAGCAACGCCTGACAGTCCCGTTCCCGCCCTGTTTCGCAGCTTGGGCCTGGGTACCCCCCTGTTTCTGGCCGACCCTGCCTTGGCCGCCATTACCGTCATGATCTTCAAGGTGTGGGTCAGCTTCCCGTTCATGATGATGATGACGTCCTCCGCCCTGGCTTCCGTCGACACTTCCGTTTACGAAGCTGCCAGCATGGATGGCGCCAGTCGCTGGCAGCAGCTTAGCCAAATCACGCTGCCGCTGATCGCCCGCTCCACCTATATCAGCTGGATCCTTATGACGATCTTCTGTGTCAATGACTTCCCCACCATTTACCTGCTCACCGGTGGCGGTCCCGTCGACGCGACTACGTCCCTCGTGGTTCTGGCTTACCGCACGGTGTTCCAGAACTTCCAAACAGGCCCGGGCGTGGCCATCGCCTTCCTCATGACGGTCACCCTCGTCGTGGTGTCGGTCCTTCTCTACCGCCAGATCCGAAAGTCGAGCGTCGAATAA
- a CDS encoding extracellular solute-binding protein, with protein MMNPNSITAKSVSRRGFLGLTAAAAAVPLLAACGAGSSQGGGSGAGATVKFWDMPWGPASYTEAAKKITESYAPEGGKAKAAYQSIPWTNYYQTFSSAIASKTGPAVSTGAGFQAFQFEEQNQIAYADNVIAELKKNGMFDDFLPGVLEPFESDKGYIAIPWQLDPRVFWYRKSLFEQAGTELPKDWPTLLEAGKKLKAIGAFAFGTGAGAGNNIGVQSVIQMLLNNGGGLFTKDGQPDALNDRNVEAVEFIRELVSNGIVDPAALSYNEDSLTTQWRDKKIAFGTHSPGLPARAGDTTGDILVADPLTGPHGDKATLTYGNNIMMYKNTPSQESSEAFLIYYLGQLKELWKQGLVGAMPVFKSITELPEFQKDANNVKIIKDWQPISKSFSAQGTRLFADLAAVEGGQFLGQFTQTVLGGKTDAKTALRELQTGIESVTK; from the coding sequence ATGATGAATCCCAACAGCATTACCGCGAAATCAGTCTCACGCCGTGGCTTTCTCGGACTCACGGCCGCAGCTGCCGCAGTCCCGCTTCTCGCCGCTTGCGGCGCAGGATCCTCCCAAGGCGGCGGGTCGGGCGCTGGGGCCACAGTGAAGTTCTGGGACATGCCATGGGGGCCGGCCTCCTACACGGAAGCAGCCAAAAAGATCACGGAATCGTACGCACCTGAAGGCGGAAAAGCCAAGGCTGCCTACCAGTCGATCCCATGGACCAACTACTACCAGACCTTCTCTTCGGCCATCGCGTCCAAGACGGGGCCTGCAGTGTCCACCGGCGCCGGCTTCCAGGCCTTCCAGTTCGAAGAGCAGAACCAGATCGCTTATGCCGACAACGTCATCGCGGAATTAAAAAAGAACGGGATGTTCGATGACTTCCTCCCCGGCGTGCTCGAACCCTTCGAGTCCGACAAGGGCTACATCGCCATCCCCTGGCAGCTGGACCCGCGCGTCTTCTGGTACCGCAAGTCACTCTTCGAGCAGGCAGGAACCGAGCTTCCCAAGGACTGGCCCACACTGCTGGAAGCCGGCAAGAAACTTAAGGCAATCGGAGCATTCGCCTTCGGTACCGGCGCCGGCGCGGGAAATAACATCGGAGTCCAGTCCGTGATCCAGATGTTGCTCAACAACGGCGGCGGCCTGTTTACCAAGGACGGCCAGCCGGATGCCCTTAACGACCGTAACGTCGAGGCCGTGGAGTTCATCCGTGAACTCGTGTCCAACGGGATCGTGGACCCGGCCGCGCTGAGCTACAACGAGGACAGCCTCACCACCCAGTGGAGGGACAAGAAGATCGCCTTCGGCACCCACTCCCCCGGCCTTCCCGCTCGCGCCGGGGACACCACGGGTGACATCTTGGTGGCGGATCCACTCACGGGCCCGCATGGCGACAAAGCAACCCTCACGTACGGCAACAACATCATGATGTACAAGAACACCCCGTCGCAGGAGTCTTCTGAAGCATTCCTGATTTACTACCTGGGCCAGCTGAAGGAATTGTGGAAGCAGGGCTTGGTCGGAGCGATGCCGGTGTTCAAATCCATCACGGAACTTCCCGAGTTCCAGAAGGATGCCAACAACGTCAAGATCATCAAAGACTGGCAGCCGATCTCCAAGTCATTCAGCGCCCAAGGTACTAGGCTCTTCGCCGACCTGGCAGCTGTAGAGGGCGGTCAGTTCCTTGGCCAGTTCACGCAGACGGTCCTTGGTGGTAAGACCGATGCGAAGACCGCTCTGCGTGAATTGCAGACCGGCATCGAATCCGTAACGAAATAG
- a CDS encoding Gfo/Idh/MocA family oxidoreductase: protein MSAVEQQETTAPPPLGVGILGAGPVTQAIHLPTLARLTHTFFVAHVMDVDAGIAESVAGRVGARFSTSVQKLLADPEVEVVVICSPHQFHAEQVIAACRAGKRAILCEKPFAMSGEEAARISEVSTETGVPIIVGAMHTFDPGWKAAEEAWGDLADTAHTLRSSIVLPPNPRFEDFATEVINRPVTPPAAPDLRDPTVLENSIRGGVMGLAIHDLPLVRRFVPSFTDLEVLCAEALEPFGYLILAQADGRNVDLQAVMSDSWEPEWTFEAFSDTKSLRVTFTPSYVQAGSAVAEISDGEKTQVFGPFDANGYEAEWQFLALLARGEASPPSADTLIQDLQFALAIADAAASAALKRQEAAA, encoded by the coding sequence ATGTCCGCTGTCGAACAGCAGGAGACAACAGCCCCGCCGCCCTTAGGAGTTGGAATACTGGGAGCAGGTCCTGTCACGCAGGCAATTCACCTGCCCACCTTGGCCCGGCTCACCCACACGTTCTTTGTGGCCCATGTCATGGATGTCGACGCGGGCATTGCTGAATCAGTTGCCGGCCGGGTCGGCGCACGTTTTTCCACCAGCGTCCAGAAACTGCTGGCTGACCCTGAGGTCGAGGTAGTGGTGATCTGCAGCCCTCACCAGTTCCATGCCGAACAAGTTATCGCTGCATGCCGGGCTGGCAAGCGCGCGATCCTTTGCGAAAAGCCCTTTGCCATGAGCGGCGAAGAAGCGGCCCGAATCTCGGAAGTTTCGACCGAGACCGGCGTACCGATCATTGTGGGCGCGATGCATACCTTCGACCCTGGGTGGAAAGCAGCGGAGGAAGCCTGGGGCGACCTGGCCGACACAGCACACACCTTGCGGTCATCAATCGTATTGCCTCCTAATCCTCGCTTTGAGGATTTCGCCACGGAAGTTATCAACCGGCCGGTCACTCCCCCGGCCGCCCCTGACCTCCGCGACCCAACCGTTCTGGAGAACTCGATCCGTGGAGGAGTCATGGGACTGGCGATCCATGACCTTCCGTTGGTGCGCCGCTTCGTCCCTTCTTTTACTGATCTCGAGGTACTTTGCGCCGAGGCCCTGGAGCCATTCGGCTACCTCATACTTGCCCAGGCCGACGGCCGGAACGTTGATCTGCAGGCCGTCATGTCCGACAGCTGGGAACCCGAATGGACCTTCGAAGCATTCAGTGACACGAAATCCCTTAGGGTGACTTTCACACCCTCCTACGTGCAGGCCGGCTCGGCTGTGGCCGAAATATCGGACGGCGAGAAGACCCAGGTCTTTGGCCCTTTTGATGCCAATGGTTACGAGGCGGAATGGCAGTTCCTTGCGCTCCTGGCGCGGGGCGAAGCCAGTCCTCCAAGCGCCGACACTCTGATCCAAGACCTGCAATTCGCACTCGCAATAGCCGACGCAGCGGCGTCGGCGGCACTGAAACGACAGGAGGCCGCAGCATGA